Within the Malus sylvestris chromosome 4, drMalSylv7.2, whole genome shotgun sequence genome, the region TGGGTAGCCAGCCAGTCTTCAATGATTACACAGATGATCACATAAAatcatctgaaaaaaaaaaaaaacaaatatctaTACACTTCCTTCTGAATCCACCACATGAAAGATTCATGGAGATTGCCACTGGAGACCTTAATTTCTTTTACCTTACCTTGAAGAAACTGGATTCAAAGCCCTAGCAAACCCAGAATTCATGGCAGCTCCATAACCCTTTGAGCTAAACCCTAAGCATCCGAGCAACCCTTGCCTGTAAGGCAAGTAAGTCTTTTTCCTCATTTCCTCAGCCTGAGCCCTGTTTGCAGTGTAATGCAGCTCGTGAAGCGACGGCGGATGACGCCGCTTCCCGACACCGTTGGTGGGTTTTCCGGTCCCCGTCTTCTTCCCCGAACCACCGCTCCCACTTCCCTTCAATTTTTGCCCCTCTGAGCCCAAGTTCAAAGGGTTGCTGCATTTGGGGTCCTTTGAAACAGAGCCCTGAGCATTCTGACCGCCCTGTTTCATGGGTTTCTTCTCTTTCGCGGCGGAGAACGAAATCGACGACCAGAACTTGTGGTTGCTGCTCCGCCCTTCACTCTTACTCCGGTGAAGAAACTCCTTCAGAAAAACCCACCTTTTCGAGTTCCGCCCCACCGACGACGACCGCGACGACGAAGCTGAAACCGAAGGagtagtggtggtggtgctgctctCCTCCACTCCCTCTTCGTCTTCTTCCCCGTTTTTCGCCGCCCCTTTCGGATCTTCAGCAAAGTTGCAGTCTTTCTCTTCAGCTTCAAGAATCTCGTCGTTCTGTCCCCACTCGAATGGCTCATGTCTCAGAGGGGACAAAGATCTCGTCCTCCGCCGCAGGGACTTGTCGCGGAACCTCTGATCTCTGCCTCTCACGGGTTCGAACCCCACCCGATCCGCTTCGTCTTCCCCAGTTTCCGGTTCGAGATCCAGCAACGGAGCCAAAGTCTGGGGCTTTTCCAGGTGGGTCGAGAGCTTCATGGGTCGGATCTTGCCGTTCAAGaacaactcgtcggccgagctcatCGGACCGGTCGGGCCGGACCCGCTCGACCCGAACCGCGCAGAGAACTCGAACTCAAAACCCATAGAAACAGAGCCGCTGCCGTTCCCGCCATTCTTCTCAAACGAAGATGAGTTCGACTTTGTGGTCAATGCGAAGTGCATTGGGCTCGCCGGAGCACTGTAGAAAAACCCACTGACCGGCCCACTCCGTCCGGGGCTCGACGGCGCGCTGACGTAAGGTGTGGAGCAGGTGCTGTCGTAGTCTTCAAAGAAGAGCTGGTTTTCGAGCTGGGTTTGCTGGGTTTCGGCATTACCAGGGTTTGACGGGTCGGGTTTCGGTTCAGGGTTTGGGGGTTGGGTACCATTGCCGGGCGAAGTTTTGAGCTCCATTATTATTTTCTGTGCAGCTTTGTTTAGCGGAAAGAGGAGCAGAGAGTCAGAAAATATAGTATGCAGAGTGCGTACTAAATTGTACCCCTTGACGTTGAGTTTATTACTTTTTTGCCACGTTCCTCCCTCGTCCGTACCAGAGTTctaagtttttaatttaaaacgTTAATTTgcattaattaacaaaaaattaaactaaTCAACTTCCTGTACTTGTTAATTAGgttaaaaaattagaaggaaataaTTTTCGTTAATTGGTGAGGACCGTTAAACCAGCTTTGTTTTATGTAAAAATTGGGAATGATGTCTACGTCAGCAGAACATCTAAGAAAATATACAGTACTTATTAGTTAGTTGATTTTACATTTATACCCCAGTCAACACGTCATCAGATATGAATACTGCTCTGCCACTCAGGTGCAAACCGTCATCTGAATTGGATTTCATCCGGATCACTTCAGtacggttagaaattatttaatttttttatttaaaattaaacacaaataatatctAATAAAAATTGAACGCACGATATATGATAAACGATTACGATGTAAAGAtcctaggatccccacaaaaTAGATCTgtagaggatcctcttccatcGTCACCAGACACTTTGAATTATTTGTTCCAAAATTCCAAATGttattaaaattattattagttAATAACATTAACAGAtaccagaagaagaaaagaaaggtcaaccccataaaaataaattgaaggaagaaaaaaaaatgcaaattatCATGGCAATTCACCGCTCACTAATTTTATTCATCAACTAAACGAAAATAGCTAGCATGAGACTTGGAGGATTAGCAAGACTACATTAGGTTCCCACCATTCCGTTGTTCAAATCTGAATAAATGAAAATATTACAACATTCATTTTTTGGTAAACAGTCAATCGAATTCAAGACCGTTGAGTTTCGATTATATCATAAAGTCAACAAATTACAAGTTGAAACCAACATATATTAGTACGTTATGTagtagaaaaattgttttgaaatacaatttttttaattgtgtttATAGGAGCTGAGTGTACACTAACATTTTTGAACTATAATAATCCATAATAAAGAATTAACTTGGTTCCTCAAAGGATGATGAGTTCCTCTTCAAACACTTTGCGGCTGATCTACAAAACACTGAAGTGTTCGTAATGAAAATTTAATCTGCTTTTTTTATTCTGATTACTTTTACGTAAACACGTTAATGCTagaaagatcaaattttttaaaccataTCTGCAAACCGAATAATTTGAATGTTAATGATtatattattacttaagtattgattaacgtatttgttttttattaataatatataatttaatttgcTTATTCATGTTATTTTACATGTAACGTCTCCATTTAGTATGATAATTGAAGAGAAATGATATTTTGATGTGTGAACAACAACAATTAACAATTACTACAACATAAAAAGACTGAAAAAGGCAAAAcattgagagaagaaaagggatCGACTTTggaaaatgagaaagtaaagcgTTGAGGGAGGCAAGTGAGTGAGCTGCACATCGCCCTCAAATATTAATCTCCTTATTAATTCTGGTTGCTttgcccctctctctctccacctACACACAcagaagagaaagaaagtgtttctctctcatccctcttgtatgtatatgtatgtatagtcTTGAGGAGTTGAATGCAGTTGCTTCTGCCATGGCCGTCCGATGTCATTGAGATGCGTTCTTCATTGTCCCATCCATCTTCTTCATGCCCAACACCAACAGTCCTGCATAAGTGCTACAATTATTCTTACTCTCCTTTTCGACATGCAGTGAATGCATGCGTCTCTCTATAATTTCTGATTACTCGGATTAAATAAGGATGTGTTAttcacacatctcattttacttctcacacacttcttgataatttctgtctgttgatcttcttcaattcattcaatctgaCGGCCGGAAATTAAAAAAGTGTAcgagaaataaaataggatgtgtgaatatcacatcccTTAAACAAAGATCAAGGATTTGGCCCCATCTCCGCATCTTCTTTAATTTCAGGACggtcaaaattttaaattaaatttatagactaaataatgtgttattaatattaaaaaattacattaattaatacttaagtaataattcaataatcAACATTCAcgttatttagtttacaaaatttgattaaaaatttTGGTCTCCTTAGCTTTACTCCTTCTAGAATTATTTCTCTTACCATAAATCACACTTTGATAATCTGCATTTATCCTTGTGATTTTGATGGAAAGAAATGATAAGAAGACTTTTTCGTGAAAATCTCTACTACCTCATGTTCTATTTATATCATTTACACGAAAAAATAAGGTAGCAAAGAGTTCGTAGTCTTTTTAGAAAGCTCAATGTCATTGCTCTCTACATAGTTCATAGGATCCCAACTTTTGGGTAGCTGTCCTAAGGCCAAGGTtctaaacttctaattaataaCTAATCATTATTAAACCCCAACATGTCTTAATTAAGTAAAACCATAGTTTAATCCAGAATAAAGGAGTAGGATTTTCTTAACTTCTATTCTCATCCCCTTTCCTTCATTTCTCtcacatattgttttttatcttattgtctttataaaaaaattaatataagatgttgatgtggtttaaccgtaaccgttcaaataagagagaagaaaagaagagagagattatTAATCTTGTAATCTGCATACTTTGTGGGAAGGGAATCCTCTCCGATTCCCTTATTTCCCTGTACCCAAGAAAATTATAAGAATAttggtttgagagagagagagagtagtgaCCCTAAATTAGCATGAAAAATATTATGAGCCCACATTAGAAACACAGAATAAACAAGAAGTAGAAGTCATTGCTTGTCCACTTACTTGGCCACCAAGCTGAGGCTAATATGTGTTTTGATAGATATCCAATCTAAATTAGACAAAGCAATTGATACCTCCATGTGCAATTTGCCACACCATCACATgctctgttttttcttttcttttgtttgcacAATGTAAATCTTAGGTTATTGTTCATAAATCTGGTTTTTTCCCATCCACAAAGATTAAGATATAGTTGTGATTACAGTGAACTACTTTTAAACTATAGATTATTGTTGTACTTCTCCGGTGTACAACTCTCACATCATTCATTTGACTTGTATCGAGTTGAACTACATTAGTATGGCGATCTTAAGCTAACAAGACTCTCATTATTGCGAGGGCCGGGGGACGGGAGAACATCTGCAGTACGCAGCCTTAACTTTACTTTGCAAAAAGGTTTCCACAACTTGAACCCGTGACTTTTCCGTCATATGGAGTTACAATTTATACTGATTAATACAAAGTTTTGAGAGCCATGAATTGTGTTGCCAAAAGATATCAACAGTTAtggcttttggttttttatgTGGCTCTGCTTAGGTTAAGTTAGGTAGGGTGTCCTTCAATGAAACAATACTTTGATATAAGctcttttgttttgatcaaagcTTGTCCGGAGCACAAAAAGGCCCACTTGGTGGCACATGATTTATCAAGATAGCAGATTCCACCACCAGTTTGGTACAAGGAAACTAGTGTTTGTATTGTTGTAAGCTTTTTATGAGTGACCATGGTAAGAAATCTCATCTGAATAATATCTACAGTTATCATTTGCGGTGATAAGTGACTTACAGTTTAAGTAACTACGAGCATTTCTTTATGCCTTCGAAATCTTGTTTACGAATCTTCCTCCCCCAACATCGTTTGTATTGGAAAGAAAAGTTATCATTTCTCTCATGTTGCATTTGATATGCTAAATTTATTTTAAGTTAAACATAGTTTAACCTATATAGCTTTGGGCAAACCATAAACATCCTATGATATGAATGAAGAGTTGTTCTTTTAGATTTTGAAGTAAatggtgaaaaaaaaatctagaatTCAATGTGATGAAGTTTTAGGAACATGTTATGCTATTGAATTACACAGTTACTCTTATCTCCATGAACGGAGGTAAGAAATGCACTTGAAGtagaaatttttcaatatgcTAGGAACACAAACCAGTACagcaagtgtcataatacaattgcTTGAAGGGTAGGAGTCGACAGTTGGtttgccatggttgaaagtccTTCACTCAATTTTTACTATTTTACATTTACTCTATTTCTGTTTGTGGTTAAATAAGAAAAGGGAACAAGTTTATTTAATTTGCCCCATTTGTTTACTACTACTCTTGGTCTTCAACTGCTTTTGTGTGAGGTAGGCCACGATTGTGTTTATAACACCCGTCACGTCGTATAAGCAAGAGGATATTCTCCAATGACACAACATACTTTCTCCTACTTTATAATAATTTCAGCTCACATTTGCTCAAGAAACCAACCCGTTTAGAAGCCTAGCCCTTGGGTGGGAGAAATTTTTTTGTAGTGTTGTCTAACCATGGAAGTTCGAAGTTCTCACCTTTTAGCCACCGAGGGTTAGGTGAGACCATAATACAAAAGGTTGTATACTTTTGTCAGCTTGTAGGGAGATTTTCCCTTGCAACCAAGGGATTGTTCTAATGTTGTTATATGTTCAACGGATGTTTGTCGCATGTTCAAAAAGTACATGATACATCATCCGTCCAATGAACATTAGTCAAGTGATGCATTAGAAACTATAGAATATCTCTCTGACTAAAAATGATGTGCTCCAAATGACGGAATGCCCGTACTTAAAGTTTTTCTCCTCCAATTCCAGTAGGGTTGATTGGACCAATACTATAATTCAGATTGGTACCATGATAAAAAATAGACCCAGAACCAAACCCCGCACCAAGCCAAGATCTCTGGTTATTCAAACTTGAATGGAATCTGACGTGTAGTAACTTTACACAGCTTCATCCTGGATAAAACATTGATCTTTTATTGCAGTTAAAATTGTACATTTTGCAGCTTGCAATAGGAGAACTTAGTGTGGTACCTCTGTTGGCGGGGAATGAATTGCGTGAATGAAGCCAAGACGAACCAATCATGCAATGTCGTATgagaaatctgagagttaaaaGACATGACACGTGGTAAGTTTAGAACAATACTACCTTAACATTAGAAGTTCCACGTAAATCTCTCTCCATTTGGTGGATCGGGTTTGTAGCAAGGGGATTTCTAGTTTGCAGCACCAGTGTTCTTTATCTATTAGAACTTTAACCACACATTCAACTATCGGTTATTTCGGTGCATGTCATACACCGAAGCAATGTACAATTTTGGAGCAGAGTTGTAGGATTAGAATAGATTAATCCAATCACCAAAAGTGAATAAAGAATTGGATAAAATGTTAATCCCTCTTGCAGGAGAACTAATCGTTCAGAAAATGTGGAGTAATTAATCTCACTACAACCCCATGACCCAAAACCTAAACACCGAACCAAAAGCCCGGAATACTTAAGTTATCCATTCCAATCCAATCTAGTCCGATGAGATCAAATCCTACCTCATAATCGAATTAAATCCTATACACCAAGGATTTCACACGAGAAATGAAAAATGGTTTACTAGCAGTAGATTCTAATGTTGAGGAAATTATCATCTGGAAGAAAATATTTAAAGAGGGGCTAGAAGTTCTTAATACAAGGCAAACTTAAAGAGAGACTAGAAGTTCAAAAAATCAGACACCAATTCATCCACCAGACAATTCAGTATCCCCTTCTCAATCTCCAAACCCTCTTCAAATGCTTCGACTTCAAAGTCAAGCCATCTCCCACGCTGAGTGCTCATGTCCTTGTCCACAAGCTCATCCCCCATCAGTTCTACCATGTTTTTACAACCCGAAATCTCTTTGTACAACTCCTCAGCTAGCCGTCCCTTCCTCTGAGACAATGTGGTCAATCTATCCCTCGCTTTGCCGCTTCCCACAAAAATTTGCTTGCATCTGAACTGCAGGGTTTCGTTTACGCAGTCAAACATGATCTTCTGCTCGAGCTTCAGATACTCTTCTTGTTCTTGATTCTCCAAATGGTCAAAGAGACTGGGGGTGATGACGTGTTGAGCATCACCCAATGCGAAATCTTCCATCTCTAAATCTACATTGCTTAGGATGTATCTTACATATTCCAGTTCCCAATCGTTTGTTTGATTAAAATAATAGGAACCTGAGATTACAGTCGTACTCTTTCCGCTGGCATCCCCTGTGGAAGCTGAAGAGGCTGAGTCGAGGAACTCTGAAACACCATATGAAGAGAATGAACTACCTTGATCTTGAACTTGAGCCAACGAACATCTCTCACTGTCACTGCCTGTAAATGAAGAGTATAGCATGCATGTTAAATCATTTTTCTATCACAAGAACATAGTGCCTAAATTATACAAAAAGGTCCAGGGGGTGGTTTGAGCTTGTCTTATCTAATTTTTACTACTTGCAAGACTATCAACTAGCATAGACATTCTCAAAGCTGTGTAAGTCACGTTCTTGCATATACATAAAACTCGTCCATGCCTAATAgatcttttaatattttctctgGTCCACTAGGTTCTTGGCTATTCTTTGATGGTAATGAGTAAATGTGAAGCTATTCACAGTGCAAAAACTCTTAATCTGACACTTAGATCTAAGAAATTGTTAGGGAATGTATGTACTGGAAAAGGAAGATATAGAAAAGTTTAGTTGTACCATTGGTGCTACTTCTGTTATCTGTGCAGGTTCGACTCTCAAATGAGTGCTCAAAAACTGAAACTGGACTAAGACGTCGATCAAATTCTTTTCCAGTTGCACTGTTTCTGATGCTACTGCTACACTCTTCCACCCCTTCTGATCCCTGAAATTGTTTAAGAGAATTTGATTAGCATGTGAGTATATCTTCATGACGTAAACTAAGAATCAAAATAACGCAGCTCTTGACAAGATTAATGGGAAGTGAAAGAATTTtatccaaaatttcaaataacaataaaatctaaatcttttccacaaatatggatcaaaTACAGACTAGTATAGCTGATTGCTTAAATTGTCACCATTATCTCTCAAATATTTTCACCCAGCTGTAGtggaatttgaattttatttttaacacaGAACCTTGACTTTGAAGCACGGATTGGTATCTTAAGAAAAGACCTATAATTCTAGGTACCTATAGAACAAACTAAAAGTGAAAATGTTtgtacaaaagaaaaaggaaaaaccaaGAGCAAAAAATCATGAGTCATGAACATTAAGAATAAAACAGAATCTgcataaggaaaaatgtttataCAAAAGAAACAAACCTGCCACTGCTGGTTAACCTCAACCGACAAGCAACCATTGTCGTATGTGCTGTGAGTTTTATCTTTGGTTAAACCAAATTTGAACCCCTTGCCTCTTGATGTAGTGCTAGCCACACTGGAAACCATATCTTGCAAGCAAGACATAGAACTACCAGAAGTCACTTCACTGGATTGATTACGCTGAGATGACTCAACTTTACATGACAGTTCTTGAAGCTTTTGTTCCAAAAGGACACTCAAAGCATCACCACCAATCACGTTCAACCCAGGTGAAGATAATGTGAAATTCTCTGGATAGAACTGCTCATCATTGTTACCAAAAGAATCAATACAAAAGCAGTTATTTATACTTGTGACTTGAGGTGACTGCAATTCAGAGAATGATCTTTTTAGGGGAGACGTGAATGTAAATGAAATAACATCCATGCCTTGGTTCCTATTATCTGAGCCGAAATTGGTGCACCCATTCCTTGAAACATTACATTTCACTGATCTTTCATCCTCCCCAATATATGCTTCATCGGAAACAGTTTCTTCTGAACAAACATCCCGATGAACAGACCTTAACTTTCCATAAACATTCTTTCTTGTGGATAATGGAAACTCTTTTCCAGTAGCAGTTGCCCTTGAGCCCATCTTTCTGGAACCAATTTCAGAGCTTAGAATAGTCTTATTCACAGTTTTGCTTGGCCCACTAGAGCCATCAGGTGGCCGCATTCTTCTAGTAGGCTGATTAGGAACCATGCCTTTTGAAGTCATTTTATCTCTGTTCGATACACAATTCTGCTTCTGGTTATTCTGCTTGAGCGCAGTTCTTGTGTTGTCAACGGAAGTTCTCTTATGCATAGGTCTTTGTGTACTTGACCTGCTCTTGGAAAACTGATTTTGTTTGACCTCATTTTGTTCCTTCTGGTTCATAAAACTTCTATTACTAGAAGAAGTTGACCCCTCCCTTCTCTGAACATTGACCTTTGCTTGTTCTGCAAGTGATAGTGATTTGCCCTTATTCCTCATATCCCTGTAACTTTGTTTTTCTGAATCCACAGAAGCCTTGGCTACTGGTACATTACCTGACCCGTTATGGCGCCTGTCACTCGGCAGTCCTTTCATATACCTCAAGTCACTAGCTTCCTTGGGTCCTTCAGGTCTTGATGCTTTACGCACAGCTTCCATCTTCTCCTTCAAATCCCGAATTCTCAAGGGAATTGAAGAAGGCCCCACAGGTGACACTTTGCTCCTGGCAGATGGTTGAGGACTTGCCTCAATGATCTTTGAGGCTGCCTCCATTACATAAGCCGCATTTTTTGGTGGAATGAAGCCAGGACTCTTGATAGGTGACAAAAGCTTATGTTGAGGAACTGGAATTGACTTAGCTGATTTTGGAGGCAAAGCTTCTGTTTGAAATCTCTCAATTGGGTGGCATGGTACCTCCTGTGTCCTAGGCTCTACAAGATTCCAAGAAAACCTATCCAGCTTCTTTGGCACATTTATGTACTCGGTGGCATAAAAATCACTCCACAAATTACGACCACTCCTCTCATGTTGAGATGCTTTAAGCGactgggagtcaaagagtaggGCAGAAGATGGCTCCGAGGCAGTTGAAGCAGGCAGCGAATCCAGACCCATTAATCTAGCAACTACACCAGGGGCTCTAACCCCACATCCCTCATCACTGGTCACTGATGAAGCACAATTCCAGTCATTACTTCCTTGCTTACTTGAAGTGGTTGCAGTTCCACTCTCATCCACCTCTACCTGCAAATATCCCAACagtataaaaagtaaaaatgcaGATTGTCAATACTTCCGtcacatgaaaaagaaacaagagTATGACTAACATCAGAGGGTAGAGGATCTTTGCCTACCCTATAGAGCCCTGGCTTTGAGAAACTCTCCACATATTCTTTCCCATGCTTTAATCCTTTACAGTCAAAATGCCAAAAGTTAAACACAATGCTTAACTAAGAACCACCACTTGCAGATAAATACGCGAGATATACAACAAAAAATGAAGTAAAATGGAAAAGATAACTACCCGATGATTCAGAACTGGCCGAGAAGAGCTTCTTCCGAGATTTTCCATTCCAGTCAAACAAGTTAAGAAAGCCCCCTTTTGAACGTTTCTTCTCAACCTCCATTTTTGTCTTCCACAGACCTATAGGAGCCTGGGATTCAAACAAAAAGGACCACTTCAACAGAACCCATGTGGCAATTTGTACTAAATGTGCAAAGGTATTCAAATATAACAATACTAACAACTAATTAGCATAAATTAAGACCTAAATTTTACCTACATTGCTTATTgacagatttaaaaaaaaatacaaaaaaaaaacaaaactacaCTAAAGTTTCAACATTTGCTTAAAATGTACATCATTCTTCAAATCAACACCACAAATCGGATTATACCACTAATTATACATATGAaaaagaagcaaatggatacCCCTAAAATCAATAGAAAGCACAAATCTATAATCTTTTCAATCAAAATCTCACCTCAAATCCTTCATCTGCGGAACCCCATTTTTCGACACTGTAAAGTTCACTCCTTTTTCTTCATTCCCTTCTGTAGGCACAGAAAATCACTCAAATCCCACGCTTTTTCCGAACTCAGCAACCGAGATTCAAATACGCAGAAGGACCTTCAGTCAAATGAGTAAACCTCCAGTcaatttgaaccacattctCTTCACCCAAGAACCCACATTTACAAAAAAACGCCAgctctttctttctatttttggactaaattttgTGGTGAAAAACAAGAACAATCAGGTGTGGAGGAAATGATTGAAGATCTGAAAGCGTAGAGCAGCAGAACCATTTGGGTTttgaaagtaaagaaaacagtCTTTAAATTTcagcgagagagagaaagtcttTGGGAATGCAACAGAGGAAAAATGTCAAACTTGGAGAGAGGGAAATTTGCAGAAACCAGAAACCAGAAactagaagagagagagagagagagagagagagagagagagagagagagtttgaaatGGAAGAAAGAAGAGACGTTAGAAATTCGCACTGAGCAAGGAATCGGAtgaaaaaacaagaagaaaacgcATCATCGCTGTGAGGGAGAGCTGCTGAGTGGCTGATGAGTCCTGTGAAGCTTGAGAAAtgccattattttattttattttattacttatttattttctgGACCACTCCACCACCCTGcctcctttttttatttaatttttttcaggtAGATCATGTGCCACAGCGTATACCGTCCTGCCACGTGGACTCCAAATTGAGAAATCAACTTATATGAAAGAACTCATTATCACGTGTTGTCTCAGTGCAATAATACATCGTtgtttgaaaagaaagaaaaaaaattgcacatGAGAATACAATATTGGACAAGGGACGCCACAGACAGTAAATCCGTTTCAAACATCGCTGACTGTAAATTAGTTTAATATAAGACATTCTACTAAATTGATAGTTTTGAGCCCTATCTTTAATGCTAAGATCAATCGAAGGTTCAAATCACTCGAATTAAAGTCGTTTTGATCCTATTTTGGGAATTGCCGAGAGAGTTAGAAAATCAAACGACTTTCTTTCTTCTGTCGCATAAATTTTCATGAATGTGAACCAATGTGTCTTGTTTAAGGGTTTTGGTGGTCCATAAATTATGGTCAAATTTCACGCCTTAtgaagttataataatttatttagcTCTCTTTAATCACCTACTCATAAAAATATGAGACTTTATATACTTAGGATTCATTTTAATCATACACATTCATAAATAAATCGCGTACACAAGAATTTCTCGTTATTTTTTTTCCCAACATCGAGTCCATTCATTCGTCTGTCGATAACTTCAGCAAGATGGATGGCATGGCTCCGACTTGCCCTTACAGTTTTCTGCCAATACGTGCAATGCTagtggttttgacgaaatttctAAGGATTTTGACAATAGGGGGTAAAGTGAGACCAAATATTAGTCAACATGCCAATGCAAATATAGGAGTAGGATTATCTTCTCTCATTTTCCCTTCTTCCTTTTTATAATATTGATTTAATTTAATCGTGACTGCTCAAAtataaaggaagaaaataagagaaaattTGAAAGGGATAGAATCATACTCTATAAATAATTGCGACGTTTGGTAGTAATGTGAGATTTGACAATGCATTCAAGGACACTACAATAATTAACCCTTAGGCAAATGCAACAAAATGCATTAATGACATGTTTTTTaccaataaaatttaaattcagaaaaaaaCATAGTTCTTTTGTCTTTAAAAGGGAAAAATATAATCATAGTTCATTATTGGTCTACAATACAGTACAACTTCACACAAGTAGTAGCTACCAGTACTTGGGGGTGATT harbors:
- the LOC126618937 gene encoding uncharacterized protein LOC126618937, which gives rise to MEVEKKRSKGGFLNLFDWNGKSRKKLFSASSESSGLKHGKEYVESFSKPGLYRVEVDESGTATTSSKQGSNDWNCASSVTSDEGCGVRAPGVVARLMGLDSLPASTASEPSSALLFDSQSLKASQHERSGRNLWSDFYATEYINVPKKLDRFSWNLVEPRTQEVPCHPIERFQTEALPPKSAKSIPVPQHKLLSPIKSPGFIPPKNAAYVMEAASKIIEASPQPSARSKVSPVGPSSIPLRIRDLKEKMEAVRKASRPEGPKEASDLRYMKGLPSDRRHNGSGNVPVAKASVDSEKQSYRDMRNKGKSLSLAEQAKVNVQRREGSTSSSNRSFMNQKEQNEVKQNQFSKSRSSTQRPMHKRTSVDNTRTALKQNNQKQNCVSNRDKMTSKGMVPNQPTRRMRPPDGSSGPSKTVNKTILSSEIGSRKMGSRATATGKEFPLSTRKNVYGKLRSVHRDVCSEETVSDEAYIGEDERSVKCNVSRNGCTNFGSDNRNQGMDVISFTFTSPLKRSFSELQSPQVTSINNCFCIDSFGNNDEQFYPENFTLSSPGLNVIGGDALSVLLEQKLQELSCKVESSQRNQSSEVTSGSSMSCLQDMVSSVASTTSRGKGFKFGLTKDKTHSTYDNGCLSVEVNQQWQGSEGVEECSSSIRNSATGKEFDRRLSPVSVFEHSFESRTCTDNRSSTNGSDSERCSLAQVQDQGSSFSSYGVSEFLDSASSASTGDASGKSTTVISGSYYFNQTNDWELEYVRYILSNVDLEMEDFALGDAQHVITPSLFDHLENQEQEEYLKLEQKIMFDCVNETLQFRCKQIFVGSGKARDRLTTLSQRKGRLAEELYKEISGCKNMVELMGDELVDKDMSTQRGRWLDFEVEAFEEGLEIEKGILNCLVDELVSDFLNF
- the LOC126618936 gene encoding uncharacterized protein LOC126618936, with protein sequence MELKTSPGNGTQPPNPEPKPDPSNPGNAETQQTQLENQLFFEDYDSTCSTPYVSAPSSPGRSGPVSGFFYSAPASPMHFALTTKSNSSSFEKNGGNGSGSVSMGFEFEFSARFGSSGSGPTGPMSSADELFLNGKIRPMKLSTHLEKPQTLAPLLDLEPETGEDEADRVGFEPVRGRDQRFRDKSLRRRTRSLSPLRHEPFEWGQNDEILEAEEKDCNFAEDPKGAAKNGEEDEEGVEESSTTTTTPSVSASSSRSSSVGRNSKRWVFLKEFLHRSKSEGRSSNHKFWSSISFSAAKEKKPMKQGGQNAQGSVSKDPKCSNPLNLGSEGQKLKGSGSGGSGKKTGTGKPTNGVGKRRHPPSLHELHYTANRAQAEEMRKKTYLPYRQGLLGCLGFSSKGYGAAMNSGFARALNPVSSR